From a region of the Mercurialis annua linkage group LG1-X, ddMerAnnu1.2, whole genome shotgun sequence genome:
- the LOC130015084 gene encoding uncharacterized protein LOC130015084, translating into MTRTRSSVSLPSSGAAVDYRNSLSSFVTNIDRESLGEIRDDFGIPVAYSLSVCGARMSANENVGDGKVIVYKEQFRCGLRFPLDPLIESFVKDYGIPLGQIHPNAIRVLCCFIELVCDKGLSPSLGMLNELFFITRRSNEFYHRLAAHRGKRLIDALPKITKRWQRSFFVVGHDSAFANFPCDWVDESESLSFSPLCVTDSEALDSLVDDAQSQLFDCCDLVDRYLYRKFPHIGLPPRTVIEGPLESDGTLSQSCRSPSPLSFVDLTSASQGMLLVSPCFAFIIFGCLFMRVAFAGMGEDFLDALTLTFDDDSAVITGSRPASLPPRPSVKIEKGVETGLPASSSKKGRDIRERTRQGLAKRLKKNLDACPNPREWLEQNVEGLSASSSEVGALFSQFVQFPKDMEVWDSCTGSGACDRIDSALLQLIQGNAVVRRKVEETAALELRHEKEMASLRDSMSAERTKLNKQHQTALDRVKILEKKVSDREATLLQLQATCERLSQEQQNNKRDANIYVSGCLTDFCATVIKIVREDYPDYDINKFLSIDLRALGQRVAAKVAAKKAGLSVSPVLPSDVISEGVKDDVDPPEKLSGSDPGAGSDKGPLGQSSASETALVLVPDSHLSDAQHQDPLASDVIEETLEDKIPEDTFGPKEGATRPEEE; encoded by the exons ATGACTCGTACTAGGTCTTCTGTGTCTCTCCCTTCATCCGGCGCTGCCGTTGATTATCGTAATTCTTTAAGTTCGTTCGTCACTAATATTGATAGAGAGTCTTTGGGTGAAATTCGTGATGATTTTGGTATTCCGGTGGCTTATTCTCTTTCAGTCTGTGGTGCTCGTATGAGTGCTAATGAGAATGTGGGAGATGGCAAGGTAATCGTTTATAAGGAGCAATTCCGTTGTGGGCTACGTTTCCCTTTAGATCCTTTGATTGAGTCTTTTGTTAAAGACTATGGGATTCCCTTAGGTCAAATCCATCCAAACGCCATTCGTGTCTTGTGTTGCTTTATTGAGTTAGTCTGTGACAAAGGCCTGTCTCCTTCTTTGGGTATGTTGAATGAGCTTTTCTTTATAACGCGTAGGAGTAATGAATTTTATCATCGTTTGGCTGCTCATCGAGGCAAGCGTCTGATTGACGCTCTGCCAAAGATTACTAAGCGTTGGCAACGTTCTTTCTTTGTTGTGGGTCACGACAGTGCTTTTGCTAACTTCCCCTGTGATTGGGTGGATGAGTCTGAGTCCCTATCTTTTTCTCCCCTTTGCGTTACTGACTCAGAAGCCCTAGATTCTTTAGTGGATGATGCCCAGTCTCAGTTATTTGATTGTTGTGACTTAGTGGATAGGTACTTGTACCGTAAGTTTCCTCATATTGGGTTGCCTCCTCGTACTGTGATTGAGGGGCCTCTTGAAAGTGATGGTACCCTGTCCCAGTCTTGCCGTTCTCCCTCACCTCTATCTTTTGTAGATTTGACGTCTGCGTCTCAGGGTATGCTTCTTGTTAGTCcttgttttgcttttattatATTTGGATGTTTATTTATGCGTGTTGCCTTTGCAGGAATGGGGGAGGACTTTCTTGATGCCTTGACTCTGACTTTTGATGATGATTCTGCTGTCATTACTGGGTCTCGTCCTGCGTCCTTGCCTCCTCGTCCCTCTGTCAAGATTGAGAAGGGCGTTGAGACTGGACTGCCGGCTTCTTCTAGCAAGAAAGGGCGTGATATCCGTGAACGAACCAGACAGGGGCTTGCGAAACGCCTTAAGAAGAATTTAGATGCCTGCCCCAATCCTAGAGAGTGGTTGGAGCAGAATGTTGAGGGGCTGTCAGCTTCTTCTTCTGAGGTGGGTGctttgttttctcaatttgtgcAATTTCCGAAGGATATGGAAGTTTGGGACAGTTGTACTGGGTCAGGTGCTTGTGACCGGATTGATTCTGCCTTGTTGCAG CTTATTCAAGGAAATGCCGTAGTCCGTCGCAAGGTGGAGGAGACTGCGGCGTTGGAGTTGAGGCATGAGAAAGAGATGGCTTCATTACGGGACTCTATGTCCGCGGAGAGGACGAAGCTGAACAAGCAGCATCAAACAGCCCTGGATCGCGTCAAGATCCTAGAGAAGAAAGTTTCTGACCGTGAAGCTACTTTGTTGCAGCTTCAGGCTACATGTGAGAGGTTGTCTCAAGAGCAGCAGAACAACAAAAGGGATGCAAATATTTATGTGAGTGGGTGCTTGACTGACTTTTGTGCCACAGTGATCAAGATAGTACGTGAAGACTATCCAGATTATGACATCAACAAGTTTCTGTCGATTGACCTCCGGGCTCTGGGTCAACGCGTTGCGGCTAAGGTAGCTGCCAAGAAAGCTGGGTTGTCTGTGTCCCCGGTGCTTCCTTCTGATGTTATCAGCGAAGGTGTGAAAGATGATGTAGATCCTCCTGAGAAATTATCGGGTTCTGACCCAGGTGCTGGTAGTGACAAGGGTCCTCTGGGTCAATCCTCTGCGTCAGAGACGGCCTTGGTATTAGTCCCAGACTCTCATCTTTCTGATGCTCAGCATCAAGATCCCTTAGCTTCTGATGTAATCGAGGAAACTTTGGAGGACAAGATTCCGGAAGATACGTttggtccaaaggagggagcgacccgTCCAGAGGAAGAGTGA
- the LOC126671401 gene encoding uncharacterized protein LOC126671401, whose amino-acid sequence MAQMNQGSGFRAPPVMNPSGFPSGETHHRRDPPSRGISKEEGRDDPLPPRDEFRERGIPREEDRNDPPPPRPEFRDGQPLREEGRNDPPRTRPRAKIEYQAPRGKDRRDGNFPRDEGRHDHPFSREEGRNDPPPP is encoded by the coding sequence ATGGCTCAGATGAACCAAGGGTCTGGTTTCAGGGCACCCCCTGTTATGAATCCATCAGGATTTCCTTCTGGAGAAACTCATCACCGCAGAGATCCTCCCAGCAGAGGCATCTCGAAAGAAGAAGGTCGGGATGACCCTCTACCACCCCGAGACGAGTTCCGTGAAAGGGGTATTCCGAGAGAGGAAGATCGGAATGATCCCCCACCTCCTCGACCTGAGTTTCGTGACGGTCAGCCTCTGAGAGAAGAAGGTCGAAATGACCCACCACGAACAAGACCTAGAGCCAAGATAGAGTACCAGGCGCCGAGAGGCAAAGATCGACGTGATGGTAATTTTCCGAGAGATGAAGGTCGGCACGATCACCCTTTTTcgagagaagaaggtcggaatgatcctcctcctccttgA